One genomic window of Arachis stenosperma cultivar V10309 chromosome 10, arast.V10309.gnm1.PFL2, whole genome shotgun sequence includes the following:
- the LOC130956092 gene encoding serine decarboxylase 1-like has translation MVGSGHLGANGTVEPLSEDFDASAVIKEPVPPTVAESENVKRAIVLGKNVHTLCLEVTEPDADDEITGERDAYMASVLSKYKKSLTERTKHHLGYPYNLDFDYGALSQLQHFSINNLGDPFIESNYGVHSRQFEVGVLDWFARLWEIEKDEYWGYMTNCGTEGNLHGILVGREVLPDGILYASQESHYSVFKAARMYRMDCVKIATLHTGEIDCNDFKAKLLLHKDKPAIVNVNIGTTVKGAVDDLDLVIKTLEDTGFSRDEFYIHCDGALFGLMMPFVKLAPKVSFKKPIGSVSVSGHKFVGCPMPCGVQITRLEHINVLSNNVEYLASRDATIMGSRNGHAPIFLWYTLNRKGYRGFQKEVQKCLRNAHYFKDRLREAGVGAMLNELSSTVVFERPHDEEFVRKWQLACQGNIAHVVVMPNVTKGKLDDFLNELVEKRAQWFKDDKFQQYCIASEVGETCCLCPLHKGK, from the exons ATGGTTGGAAGTGGCCATTTGGGCGCCAATGGAACAGTTGAACCATTGTCCGAGGATTTTGATGCGTCAGCTGTGATCAAAGAACCTGTGCCACCCACAGTTGCAGAAAGTGAGAACGTGAAAAGAGCTATAGTACTGGGAAAAAATGTTCACACACTGTGTCTAGAAGTTACAGAACCTGATGCAGATGATGAGATTACTGGGGAAAGGGATGCTTACATGGCAAGTGTATTGTCCAAATACAAAAAATCATTGACTGAAAGGACAAAACATCATTTAG GTTACCCCTATAATTTGGATTTCGACTACGGTGCACTCTCTCAACTTCAGCACTTCTCCATAAACAACCTGGGAGATCCATTCATTGAAAGCAATTATGGAGTCCACTCCCGGCAGTTTGAAGTTGGTGTTTTGGACTGGTTTGCCCGGTTATGGGAAATAGAGAAAGATGAGTACTGGGGCTATATGACAAACTGTGGTACTGAGGGCAATCTCCATGGCATCCTAGTTGG GAGAGAGGTCCTTCCGGATGGGATTTTGTACGCCTCACAAGAATCACATTATTCTGTATTTAAAGCTGCACGTATGTACAGAATGGATTGTGTGAAGATTGCAACTCTTCATACCGGAGAGATTGATTGTAATGATTTCAAGGCCAAGCTGCTTCTTCACAAAGATAAGCCAGCTATTGTAAATGTGAACATAG GTACAACTGTCAAAGGAGCAGTGGATGATCTTGATCTGGTGATAAAGACACTTGAAGATACTGGATTTTCACGTGACGAATTCTACATCCATTGTGATGGGGCCTTGTTTGGTCTCATGATGCCTTTTGTGAAACTT GCACCAAAAGTTTCTTTTAAGAAGCCTATTGGTAGTGTTAGTGTTTCTGGCCACAAATTTGTGGGGTGCCCAATGCCTTGTGGTGTTCAGATAACAAGATTGGAGCATATCAATGTTCTTTCCAATAATGTAGAATACCTTGCTTCTAGGGATGCCACAATCATGGGTAGCCGGAATGGCCATGCTCCCATATTCCTTTGGTATACCCTTAACCGGAAAGGATACAGAGGTTTCCAGAAAGAAGTGCAGAAATGCCTGAGGAATGCACACTACTTCAAGGACCGCCTTAGGGAGGCTGGAGTTGGTGCAATGCTTAATGAGCTGAGCAGCACAGTTGTGTTTGAGAGGCCACATGATGAGGAGTTTGTACGGAAGTGGCAGTTGGCATGCCAGGGAAACATAGCACATGTGGTGGTGATGCCAAATGTCACTAAGGGCAAGCTTGATGATTTTCTGAACGAGCTTGTGGAGAAGCGTGCTCAATGGTTCAAAGATGACAAGTTTCAACAATATTGCATTGCCTCAGAAGTGGGTGAAACCTGTTGTCTTTGCCCTTTGCATAAGGGCAAGTGA
- the LOC130958099 gene encoding vacuolar iron transporter homolog 4-like has product MADTIAESDNNPKSSKVFNMDLEKQEGVVVVTPEEVEVFDYAKRAQWLRAAVLGANDGLLSTASLMMGVGAVKQDVKTMILTGVAGLVAGACSMAIGEFVSVYSQYDIELAQMKREGNTQDKNKLPNPYTASMASAVAFSVGALVPLLAAAFIKDYKVRLTVVVAVVSLALLVFGGVGAVLGKAPFVKSSLRVLIGGWLAMAVTFGLTKLAGHVGV; this is encoded by the coding sequence ATGGCAGATACAATTGCTGAATCCGACAACAACCCCAAGTCTTCAAAGGTCTTCAACATGGATCTGGAGAAGCAAGAGGGGGTGGTGGTGGTAACGCCGGAGGAAGTGGAGGTTTTTGACTATGCCAAGAGGGCACAGTGGCTTAGGGCTGCAGTTTTGGGTGCAAACGATGGCTTGCTATCAACAGCATCCCTCATGATGGGCGTTGGAGCCGTCAAACAAGATGTTAAGACCATGATCCTCACCGGAGTCGCCGGTTTGGTGGCCGGAGCTTGCAGCATGGCAATTGGAGAGTTTGTCTCCGTCTATTCCCAGTACGATATCGAGCTTGCGCAGATGAAGAGGGAAGGCAACACGCAAGACAAAAACAAACTTCCTAACCCTTATACTGCGTCCATGGCCTCCGCCGTCGCCTTCTCAGTCGGGGCCTTGGTGCCCCTACTGGCTGCCGCCTTCATAAAAGATTATAAGGTGAGGTTAACGGTGGTGGTGGCGGTGGTGAGCCTTGCCTTGTTGGTGTTTGGAGGGGTGGGTGCTGTTTTAGGGAAAGCACCATTTGTGAAGTCATCTTTGAGGGTGTTGATCGGAGGATGGTTGGCTATGGCGGTTACTTTTGGGTTAACCAAGTTGGCTGGTCATGTTGGAGTttga
- the LOC130956656 gene encoding protein FAR-RED IMPAIRED RESPONSE 1-like produces MKDVGLWTIFKVVLNHSHLCCPDQAEMLKQQRELSMFMHRTIETHEEVRIRPSKTYQSFVAAAGSHCELGFIEKDVRNYITRKVQNIYEEDDAKEFGKYLVIMKEKNQNFFFELNLESDHCIKHAFWADARSRAVFDYFGDVVSFDTTYNTNRYNLVLGSFVGVNQHGKAPKGILTNQCASIQRAIELCMPTTIHRWCIWHIMKKIPSKLNGYKGHIDIEQKMSHVVWNSYTKDEFDRNWNDFLTKHDLGGNKWLLDLIVSVWFAKLYENRHIWIPLLEIIREAIRQLPSKQRASRERIQCCKFSYRDTMHNKISNEAQFQRVYTHEKFREVQAQFRGKVNCIKRSMHSTLGFTSYEVIEQVFNSTFNKFIVTYDAVSRDVKCHCLLFESRSILCYHFLSVLSFERVDNVALKYILECWSKNIKRRHTHIKSNQDEPLLEPRSKRFDELVFRSHNICEFASESEELIGILHRAFDKVMAEMEEYQERSKGKSLLTHEEATLSNVNDIQSPPRVKTRGRPKNRLGSNLEKKISNAMKKKKKTAPSEVKLTYF; encoded by the exons ATGAAAGATGTTGGTCTTTGGACAATTTTCAAAGTTGTTTTGAATCACTCACATCTTTGTTGTCCAGACCAGGCTGAGATGCTCAAACAACAAAGGGAGCTTAGCATGTTCATGCATCGCACCATTGAAACCCACGAGGAAGTCAGAATCAGACCGAGCAAAACTTACCAATCATTTGTGGCAGCAGCTGGCAGCCACTGTGAACTAGGTTTTATAGAAAAAGACGTAAGAAATTACATCACAAGGAAAGTACAGAATATTTACGAAGAAGACGATGCCAAAGAATTTGGGAAGTACCTAGTTataatgaaagagaagaaccaAAATTTCTTCTTTGAGCTCAACCTTGAAAGTGATCACTGCATTAAACATGCATTCTGGGCTGATGCAAGAAGCAGGGCTGTATTTGATTATTTCGGAGACGTGGTTTCATTTGACACCACCTATAATACAAACAG GTACAATTTGGTTTTAGGTTCTTTTGTTGGCGTGAATCAACACG GGAAGGCACCAAAAGGTATTCTTACCAATCAATGCGCATCAATTCAAAGGGCAATTGAGCTATGCATGCCAACAACAATTCACCGCTGGTGTATCtggcacatcatgaagaagatcCCAAGCAAACTAAATGGCTACAAGGGACACATTGATATTGAACAAAAGATGAGccatgttgtttggaactcGTACACAAAAGACGAATTTGACAGAAACTGGAATGATTTCCTCACAAAGCATGATCTCGGAGGCAACAAGTGGCTTTTAG ACCTTATAGTTTCAGTTTGGTTTGCAAAGCTGTATGAGAATCGCCATATATGGATTCCA CTCCTTGAGATAATTCGTGAAGCAATTCGACAATTGCCTAGCAAGCAGAgagcaagcagagagagaatTCAATGCTGCAAATTTTCATACCGTGATACCATGCACAACAAAATCAGCAATGAGGCACAGTTTCAGCGTGTATATACCCATGAGAAGTTTAGGGAAGTGCAAGCTCAATTTAGAGGTAAAGTGAATTGTATCAAAAGATCAATGCATTCCACCCTAGGTTTCACATCATATGAAGTCATAGAGCAGGTTTTCAACTCCACATTCAACAAGTTTATCGTCACCTATGACGCAGTATCACGAGATGTAAAGTGCCATTGCTTGCTTTTTGAGTCTAGGAGCATATTGTGCTACCATTTCCTAAGTGTTCTAAGCTTTGAGCGAGTGGATAATGTGGCACTGAAATACATATTAGAATGCTGGAGCAAGAACATAAAGAGGAGGCATACACACATCAAGAGCAACCAAGATGAACCTCTACTGGAGCCAAGAAGTAAGAGATTTGATGAATTAGTGTTTCGGTCACACAATATATGTGAATTTGCATCTGAATCTGAAGAGTTGATCGGAATTTTACATCGAGCATTTGACAAGGTCATGGCAGAGATGGAAGAATATCAAGAGAGAAGTAAAGGAAAAAGTTTGTTAACCCACGAAGAAGCAACATTAAGCAATGTGAATGACATTCAAAGCCCACCACGTGTCAAAACAAGAGGTCGGCCCAAGAACAGACTTGGATCAAACCTGGAAAAAAAGATCTCAAATGctatgaagaaaaagaaaaagacagcTCCAAGCGAGGTAAAATTGACTTACTTTTGA